The following nucleotide sequence is from Methanobacterium sp..
ACAACCACTGGTAAGCCTCTTTTCATGGCGGCTTCACCCATAATAACTGATGTTTTGATAATTCCCTGGCCACCCACTCCTGAAATGTAAATATGGTAAGGATGCATGATTATCCCTCCTCTCCTGATTTATCTATTTTTTCAGCCCTGATGGCCTTTTCTGGACATATCTGAACACACACACTACATTTTCTGCACATTAATGGATCAATTCTGATTTTATCATTATCCATGGTGTAGATGGCTGGGCAGGTAAGTTCTGTTATGCAAGTATTGCAATTGGTACATTTATCATCCTGAACTTGGAAAATAATATTTTTTCCTTTCTTTTCACGAGTTTTAATTAACATGCAGGGGTATTTAGATATGACCACTGCCAATTTATCAAACTGGAGCGCTTTTTCAAAGATTTCCCTGGATTTAGCCACGTTTAGTGGATTTATTACTTCCACAAATTCTACTCCACAAGCCCTTACAATGTCTGGTATGGATAGTTCTGGTGCTTCTAATCCCATACCATCCACTGGTAGTCCTGGGTGTGGTTGACCACCAGTCATTGCTGTGGTTCGGTTGTCCAAGATAACTAGGACGAATTTGTTCTTGTTGTGAACAGCATTGATAAGTGGAGGTATCCCAGCATGGAAAAAGGTGGAATCACCGATAAAACTTACTACTGTTTGAAGAGTGGCCTTGGAAAACCCACAACTGGTTCCAATTGATGAGCCCATTGACAGGAGGTAATCTGCTACTTGGTAGGGTGATTCAATGCCTAATGTATAACAACCAATGTCAGTGGGAAATATTAGATCATTAATATTTAGGTTTTCTGCGGCTTTTTTAACCTCAAAATACGCTGCTCTATGAGGACATCCCGGACATAGAGTTGGAGGTCTTTTTGGAAGTTCTAATGAAGATTTAACTGTTTTTTTAGATGTATTTTCCACCCCCATCATCTTTCCCAATCCCTGTAAAATAATATCTGGATTGTACTCGTAAATCATTGGCAGAGTACCGTCTAATTTCCCATGAACTATTTTGTTAAGCTGATGTTTGCCAACCACTGCCATTATCTCTTTTTCCATAATTGGGTCAACTTCTTCTACAACCAAAACCCTTTCCACATCTTCCAAAAATTCATAAACTCTTTTTTCAGGGAAGGGATAAGAAAATGTTATTTTAAGCACATTAACTGGTAGATCGTTTTCCTCCACCACATCCATAACATAATTATAGGCACTGCCACTGGTGACAATCCCAATATTACCTCCTTTAGTGTGGATTGGATTCAATGAAGAATTATTGGAAAGTACCCCTATTTTGTCCATTTTTTTAATAAGATTCTTGTGCATTATCCTAGCTGTGGCTGGGACCGGGACAAAACGGTTGGGATCCTTTTCAAAATGGCCTTTGCTCTTTGCACTCATCAGCCGACCAAGTTCAACCACCCCCCTCATATGAGAAACTCGCGTAGTTGTACGCAGAATTACAGGTAATTTGAATTCTTCTGATAACTCGTAGGCATATTTCATTAGATCCTTCACTTCTTGGGGATTTGAAGCTTCCAGGAGAGGAATGTTTGCCAATCTTGCGTAATGACGATTATCCTGTTCATTCTGAGAAGAAAACATAGAAGGGTCGTCTGCAGTGAGAATAACCATCCCTCCCTGAACACTGGTGTAGGCAACACTCATAAGGGAATCTGAAGCCACATTAACACCTACATGTTTCATGAAAGTGAATGATCTGAGTCCTGAAGCTGAAGCTGCA
It contains:
- the iorA gene encoding indolepyruvate ferredoxin oxidoreductase subunit alpha; the encoded protein is MNIKEILTGQEHDKLFLLGNEAAVRGALESGVSVATTYPGTPSSEIGNVLSVLAKDAGIYFEFSINEKVALEVAAAASASGLRSFTFMKHVGVNVASDSLMSVAYTSVQGGMVILTADDPSMFSSQNEQDNRHYARLANIPLLEASNPQEVKDLMKYAYELSEEFKLPVILRTTTRVSHMRGVVELGRLMSAKSKGHFEKDPNRFVPVPATARIMHKNLIKKMDKIGVLSNNSSLNPIHTKGGNIGIVTSGSAYNYVMDVVEENDLPVNVLKITFSYPFPEKRVYEFLEDVERVLVVEEVDPIMEKEIMAVVGKHQLNKIVHGKLDGTLPMIYEYNPDIILQGLGKMMGVENTSKKTVKSSLELPKRPPTLCPGCPHRAAYFEVKKAAENLNINDLIFPTDIGCYTLGIESPYQVADYLLSMGSSIGTSCGFSKATLQTVVSFIGDSTFFHAGIPPLINAVHNKNKFVLVILDNRTTAMTGGQPHPGLPVDGMGLEAPELSIPDIVRACGVEFVEVINPLNVAKSREIFEKALQFDKLAVVISKYPCMLIKTREKKGKNIIFQVQDDKCTNCNTCITELTCPAIYTMDNDKIRIDPLMCRKCSVCVQICPEKAIRAEKIDKSGEEG